One segment of Sphingomonas qomolangmaensis DNA contains the following:
- a CDS encoding helix-turn-helix domain-containing protein produces MELRFASPSPDLSALVTTYYLYRSDDRLIEGIERADVGQIRFMLQGTGAVRFADGHEDAAPPIMINGPGTGAASYRVDGPFHCFGVALRPVGWGAIIQQPAHHCADRVTDGGAIFGEEGLKLLESLRRMDSIEAMTAHVEPFLRGRARPVPAEHQQVCEAVRAWLAPTDASPHVATLFDAIPLSSRHVIRLVNQYFGAPPKLLERKFRALRAATALVEGGDPRDVAAPFYDQSHMIREIRHFTGHTPGTIATRMDPVLALTLQSTAYGELDQPDTAQKSRDVA; encoded by the coding sequence GTGGAATTGCGTTTCGCATCGCCGTCGCCCGATTTATCGGCGCTCGTGACGACCTATTACCTCTACCGCAGCGACGATCGGCTGATCGAGGGGATCGAGCGGGCCGATGTCGGCCAGATCCGCTTCATGCTGCAGGGAACCGGCGCGGTGCGCTTCGCCGACGGGCACGAGGACGCCGCACCGCCGATCATGATCAACGGGCCTGGCACCGGTGCCGCTTCCTACCGCGTCGACGGGCCGTTCCACTGCTTCGGCGTCGCGCTACGCCCGGTCGGGTGGGGTGCGATCATCCAGCAGCCGGCGCATCATTGCGCCGACCGGGTGACCGACGGCGGCGCGATCTTCGGCGAAGAAGGGCTGAAGCTGCTCGAATCGCTGCGGCGGATGGACAGCATCGAGGCGATGACGGCGCATGTCGAACCGTTTCTGCGCGGCCGCGCGCGCCCCGTCCCCGCCGAGCACCAGCAGGTGTGCGAGGCGGTGCGCGCCTGGCTTGCCCCCACCGACGCCTCGCCGCACGTGGCGACGCTGTTCGACGCGATCCCGCTGTCGTCGCGCCATGTGATCCGGCTGGTAAACCAATATTTCGGCGCGCCGCCCAAACTGCTCGAGCGCAAGTTCCGCGCACTGCGCGCCGCGACTGCCTTGGTCGAAGGCGGCGACCCGCGCGACGTCGCAGCGCCCTTCTACGACCAGTCGCACATGATTCGTGAAATCCGCCACTTCACCGGCCACACCCCGGGGACGATCGCGACGCGGATGGACCCGGTGCTGGCGCTGACGTTGCAATCGACCGCCTATGGCGAGCTCGACCAGCCCGATACCGCCCAAAAGTCGCGCGACGTCGCGTGA
- the sufB gene encoding Fe-S cluster assembly protein SufB, translated as MATKNAEAHAAVNREYEWGFHSDIEQEFAPKGLTEDTVRFISAKKGEPQWMLDWRLKAFAMWQTMEAPDWAKLQIDPIDYQDAYYYAEPKAKPKLGSLDEVDPEILRVYEKLGIPIEEQKLLAGVEGAEPPRRVAVDAVFDSVSVATTFRKELEAAGVIFRSISEAIKEYPDLVRKWLGKVVPMRDNYFATLNCAVFSDGTFVYIPEGVRCPMELSTYFRINAENTGQFERTLIVADKGSYVSYLEGCTAPMRDENQLHAAVVELVILDDAEIKYSTVQNWYPGDENGKGGIYNFVTKRALCQGKNSKVSWTQVETGSAVTWKYPSCVLNGENSVGEFYSVAVTNNRQQADTGTKMIHNGKGSRSTIVSKGISAGRSDNTYRGLVRVAPNAEGVRNFTQCDSLLLGDQCGAHTVPYIEVRNPSAQIEHEATTSKISEDQMFYAMQRGLDAESAVALIVNGFAKEVLQQLPMEFAVEAQKLLGISLEGSVG; from the coding sequence ATGGCTACCAAGAACGCCGAAGCCCATGCAGCGGTGAACCGCGAATATGAATGGGGCTTCCATTCGGACATCGAACAGGAATTCGCCCCCAAGGGGCTGACCGAGGACACCGTTCGCTTCATCAGCGCCAAGAAAGGCGAGCCGCAATGGATGCTCGACTGGCGGCTGAAGGCGTTCGCCATGTGGCAGACGATGGAAGCGCCCGATTGGGCCAAGCTGCAAATCGATCCGATCGATTATCAGGATGCCTATTATTACGCCGAGCCCAAGGCCAAGCCGAAATTGGGCTCGCTCGACGAGGTCGATCCCGAAATCCTGCGCGTCTATGAAAAGCTCGGCATCCCGATCGAGGAGCAGAAACTGCTCGCGGGCGTCGAAGGCGCCGAACCGCCGCGCCGCGTCGCGGTCGATGCGGTGTTCGACAGCGTCTCGGTCGCCACCACCTTCCGCAAGGAGCTTGAAGCCGCCGGCGTGATCTTCCGGTCGATCAGCGAGGCGATCAAGGAATATCCCGATCTGGTCCGCAAATGGCTGGGCAAGGTCGTGCCGATGCGCGACAATTACTTCGCGACCTTGAACTGCGCGGTCTTTTCCGACGGCACCTTCGTCTACATTCCCGAAGGCGTTCGCTGCCCGATGGAATTGAGCACCTATTTCCGCATCAACGCCGAAAACACCGGCCAGTTCGAACGCACGCTGATCGTCGCCGACAAGGGCAGCTATGTCAGCTACCTCGAAGGCTGCACCGCGCCGATGCGCGACGAGAACCAGCTCCACGCTGCGGTGGTAGAGCTGGTGATCCTCGACGACGCCGAGATCAAATACTCGACCGTCCAGAACTGGTATCCCGGCGACGAGAACGGCAAGGGCGGCATCTATAATTTCGTCACCAAGCGCGCGCTGTGCCAGGGCAAGAACAGCAAGGTGTCGTGGACCCAGGTCGAAACCGGCTCGGCGGTGACGTGGAAATACCCGTCCTGCGTGCTCAACGGTGAGAATTCGGTCGGCGAATTCTATTCGGTCGCGGTCACCAACAACCGCCAGCAGGCCGATACCGGCACCAAGATGATCCACAACGGCAAGGGCAGCCGCTCGACGATCGTGTCGAAGGGGATTTCGGCGGGTCGCAGCGACAACACCTATCGCGGCTTGGTGCGCGTCGCGCCGAACGCCGAAGGCGTGCGCAACTTCACCCAGTGCGACAGCCTGCTGCTGGGCGACCAGTGCGGCGCGCATACCGTGCCGTATATCGAAGTCCGCAATCCCAGCGCGCAGATCGAGCACGAAGCGACGACCTCGAAGATCTCCGAAGACCAGATGTTCTACGCGATGCAGCGCGGGCTCGACGCCGAAAGCGCGGTGGCGCTGATCGTCAACGGCTTCGCCAAGGAAGTGCTGCAGCAACTGCCGATGGAATTCGCGGTCGAAGCGCAGAAGCTGCTGGGGATCTCGCTCGAGGGATCGGTCGGATGA
- a CDS encoding SUF system Fe-S cluster assembly protein has translation MSDRIAIEEVDAVQRPARARVDLDPPKQATPREERSRDYLDGFLAQKPVEAGAGEPGGEVYEGIIAALKDIFDPEIPVNIYDLGLIYGVEVTDDGHAVVTMTLTTPHCPVAESMPMEVELRVGAVPGVGHAEVNLIWDPPWDPQKMSDDAKLELGML, from the coding sequence ATGAGCGATCGGATTGCGATCGAGGAAGTCGATGCGGTGCAGCGGCCCGCACGCGCGCGAGTCGATCTCGACCCGCCGAAGCAGGCCACCCCGCGCGAGGAACGCTCGCGCGACTATCTCGATGGGTTCCTGGCGCAAAAGCCTGTCGAGGCGGGTGCGGGCGAGCCCGGCGGCGAAGTCTATGAAGGCATCATCGCCGCGCTCAAGGACATTTTCGACCCCGAGATCCCGGTCAACATCTACGATCTGGGACTGATCTACGGTGTCGAGGTGACCGATGACGGCCATGCGGTGGTGACGATGACGCTTACCACGCCGCATTGCCCGGTCGCCGAATCGATGCCGATGGAGGTCGAATTGCGCGTCGGCGCGGTGCCGGGGGTCGGCCATGCCGAGGTCAACCTGATCTGGGATCCGCCCTGGGACCCGCAGAAGATGAGCGACGACGCGAAGCTCGAACTGGGAA
- a CDS encoding RrF2 family transcriptional regulator, translated as MRLSAQADYAVVMMSAAARHCGAAGRLNATLLASETGLPLPTVQKLVSRLSAAGLIESTRGTGGGFRLSRPPAAITLADIVEAIEGPITLTSCVDHGAHDCAAEGSCNVKPHWNAVNGAVRGALAGVTLSSLSSPPLLARELAAAIPDISSPSPSPLREGDKVHV; from the coding sequence ATGCGTCTTTCTGCCCAAGCCGACTATGCCGTCGTGATGATGAGCGCCGCTGCGCGCCATTGCGGCGCCGCGGGCCGGCTGAACGCCACGCTGCTCGCGAGCGAGACCGGGCTGCCGTTGCCGACGGTGCAAAAGCTCGTCAGCCGGTTGTCGGCCGCGGGGCTGATCGAGAGCACGCGCGGCACCGGCGGCGGCTTTCGCCTGTCGCGCCCCCCCGCCGCGATCACGCTCGCCGATATCGTCGAGGCGATCGAGGGGCCGATCACCCTCACCTCGTGCGTCGATCACGGCGCCCATGATTGCGCAGCCGAGGGCAGCTGCAACGTCAAGCCGCACTGGAACGCGGTGAACGGTGCGGTCCGCGGCGCGCTGGCCGGCGTCACGCTATCGAGCCTGTCGTCTCCGCCTCTTCTCGCGCGCGAGCTTGCCGCCGCAATCCCCGATATTTCCTCCCCTAGCCCTTCCCCGTTGCGGGAAGGGGACAAGGTGCACGTCTAA
- the sufC gene encoding Fe-S cluster assembly ATPase SufC, whose protein sequence is MLQITNLHAEIDGKPILKGLSLSINAGEVHAIMGPNGAGKSTLGYVLGGRPGYDVTEGSVSFDGTDLLELEPHERAAAGLFLGFQYPVEIPGISNVQFLRESLNAQRKGRDEAPLSGGEFLKVARAQADALGMDYDMLKRPVNVGFSGGEKKRNEMVQMGIINPKLAILDETDSGLDIDALRIVGDGINRIMRAPDKAVILITHYQRLLEYVEPDFVHVLADGRITRTGGPELAIELEREGYGAIAA, encoded by the coding sequence ATGCTGCAAATCACGAACCTCCACGCCGAAATCGACGGCAAGCCGATCCTCAAGGGTCTGTCGCTCAGCATCAATGCGGGCGAAGTCCACGCGATCATGGGCCCCAACGGCGCCGGCAAGTCGACGCTAGGCTATGTGCTCGGCGGCCGCCCCGGCTACGACGTCACAGAAGGCTCGGTCAGCTTCGACGGTACCGACCTGCTCGAACTCGAACCGCATGAGCGCGCCGCCGCCGGGCTGTTCCTGGGTTTCCAATATCCGGTCGAAATCCCCGGCATCTCGAACGTCCAGTTCCTGCGCGAAAGCCTCAACGCGCAGCGCAAGGGCCGCGATGAAGCGCCGCTGTCGGGCGGCGAGTTCCTGAAGGTCGCGCGCGCGCAGGCCGATGCGCTCGGCATGGACTACGACATGCTCAAGCGTCCGGTGAATGTCGGCTTTTCGGGCGGCGAGAAGAAGCGCAACGAGATGGTGCAGATGGGGATCATCAATCCCAAGCTGGCGATCCTCGACGAGACCGACAGCGGGCTCGACATCGACGCGCTGCGGATCGTCGGCGACGGCATCAACCGCATCATGCGCGCCCCCGACAAGGCGGTGATCCTGATCACCCACTACCAGCGCCTGCTCGAATATGTGGAGCCCGATTTCGTCCACGTCCTCGCCGACGGCCGAATCACCCGCACCGGCGGCCCCGAGCTTGCGATCGAGCTCGAGCGCGAAGGCTATGGGGCGATCGCCGCGTGA
- a CDS encoding quinone-dependent dihydroorotate dehydrogenase: MAIPFPRAALFALDAERAHGLTIDALAAWGRAGTPLAPRLPTAPVTVAGLRFANPVGLAAGVDKNAEAIDGFFALGFGAVEVGTLTPVAQPGNPKPRLFRLVEDRAVVNRMGFNNGGIDSALARIAKARRRGVLGINVGANKESADRVADYAIGVGKAATLADYVTINISSPNTPGLRDLQSQPALGELLAASDAARVAGGKRVPLFLKIAPDLDRAALDVVARAAIDHGVDALIVSNTTISRPASLRSANAGQAGGLSGAPLRDLARAKLAEVRDATGGRLPLISVGGIDSPEEAALRLAAGASLVQLYSALVYEGPGLAARIVRGLAG; encoded by the coding sequence ATGGCAATTCCCTTCCCCCGCGCCGCGCTGTTCGCGCTCGATGCCGAACGCGCGCATGGCCTGACGATCGACGCGCTTGCGGCGTGGGGGAGGGCGGGAACGCCGCTCGCCCCGCGGCTGCCGACGGCGCCGGTGACCGTGGCGGGGCTGCGCTTCGCCAACCCGGTGGGGCTGGCGGCGGGGGTCGACAAGAATGCCGAGGCGATCGACGGCTTCTTCGCGCTGGGCTTCGGCGCGGTCGAGGTGGGGACGCTCACCCCGGTCGCGCAGCCGGGCAACCCCAAGCCACGCCTGTTCCGGCTGGTCGAGGATCGCGCGGTGGTGAACCGCATGGGCTTCAACAATGGCGGCATCGATTCGGCGCTGGCGCGGATCGCCAAGGCAAGGCGGCGCGGCGTGCTCGGGATCAATGTCGGCGCGAACAAGGAGTCGGCCGACCGAGTCGCCGATTACGCGATCGGCGTGGGCAAGGCGGCGACGCTGGCCGATTACGTGACGATCAACATCAGCTCGCCCAACACGCCGGGGCTTCGCGACCTGCAATCGCAGCCCGCGCTCGGCGAATTGCTCGCGGCGAGCGACGCGGCGCGGGTCGCCGGGGGCAAGCGCGTACCGCTGTTCCTGAAGATCGCCCCCGACCTCGACCGCGCCGCGCTCGACGTGGTGGCGCGCGCGGCGATCGATCACGGGGTCGACGCGCTGATCGTGTCGAACACGACGATCAGCCGGCCGGCGTCGCTGCGCTCGGCGAATGCGGGGCAGGCGGGTGGTTTGTCGGGTGCTCCCTTGCGTGATCTGGCGCGCGCCAAGCTGGCCGAGGTGCGCGATGCGACCGGCGGGCGGCTGCCGCTGATTTCGGTCGGCGGGATCGATTCACCCGAGGAAGCCGCGCTGCGGCTGGCGGCGGGGGCGAGCCTGGTGCAGCTATATTCGGCGCTGGTGTATGAAGGGCCGGGGCTGGCGGCGCGGATCGTGCGGGGGTTGGCGGGGTAG
- a CDS encoding SufB/SufD family protein, which yields MSLTLPSRRDEAWRWADLDALEAARAAPATPVQAPPFLDLDGARLVFVDGVFDVATSDTRGVVVEPIAPVTEHPLGKHTAGTGWSLTLGPQQAETCVQIVHVGTGGESHVPGRIILAADAVASIVETYVGTGWANRLTTIGLAEGARLMRSVRILQSAGFVSLREEATIGKAASLVSVFLGAGGMASRIDGTLRVVGDGGFAEMGGALLTRGEQRQECAVTVRHEALHGTSNQTWRAVAADRSAASLAARVDVARGAQKTDGVQSLRGLLLDRTATINLKPELEIFADDVKCAHGATVGELDRNAMFYLQSRGIPLLRARAIMTRAFVADAIDRIGEDAVRDAFAADADAWLEGAT from the coding sequence GTGAGCCTCACCCTCCCCTCTCGCCGGGACGAGGCGTGGCGCTGGGCCGATCTCGATGCGCTTGAGGCGGCGCGCGCGGCGCCCGCCACCCCGGTACAGGCCCCGCCGTTCCTCGATCTCGACGGCGCGCGGCTGGTGTTCGTCGATGGCGTGTTCGATGTCGCCACCAGCGACACCCGCGGCGTCGTGGTCGAACCCATCGCCCCGGTCACCGAACACCCCTTGGGCAAGCACACCGCCGGCACCGGCTGGTCGCTGACGCTCGGGCCGCAACAGGCCGAAACCTGCGTCCAGATCGTCCATGTCGGCACCGGCGGCGAAAGCCATGTGCCCGGGCGGATCATCCTGGCCGCCGATGCCGTCGCGAGCATCGTCGAAACCTATGTCGGCACCGGCTGGGCCAACCGGCTGACCACGATCGGCTTGGCCGAAGGCGCGCGGCTGATGCGATCGGTGCGGATCCTGCAAAGCGCGGGCTTCGTGTCGCTGCGCGAGGAAGCGACGATCGGTAAGGCCGCGAGCCTGGTCAGTGTGTTCCTGGGCGCCGGCGGGATGGCCAGCCGGATCGACGGCACGCTTCGCGTCGTCGGCGATGGCGGCTTCGCCGAAATGGGCGGCGCATTGCTGACGCGCGGCGAGCAGCGGCAGGAATGCGCGGTCACCGTTCGGCACGAGGCGCTGCACGGCACCAGCAACCAGACCTGGCGCGCGGTCGCCGCCGATCGCTCGGCCGCCAGCCTTGCCGCGCGCGTCGATGTCGCGCGCGGTGCGCAGAAGACCGACGGCGTCCAGTCGCTGCGCGGGCTGCTGCTCGATCGCACCGCGACGATCAACCTGAAGCCCGAGCTCGAAATCTTCGCCGACGACGTGAAGTGCGCGCATGGCGCCACGGTGGGTGAGCTCGACCGCAACGCGATGTTCTATCTGCAATCGCGCGGGATACCGTTGCTGCGCGCACGGGCGATCATGACGCGCGCCTTCGTCGCCGACGCGATCGACCGGATCGGCGAGGACGCGGTACGCGATGCGTTCGCGGCGGACGCCGATGCGTGGCTGGAGGGGGCAACATGA
- a CDS encoding cysteine desulfurase: MPAGWAYLDTAATAQKPQVVIDAITRGYDTTYATVHRGVYQRSADMTLAYEAARERVARFIGAASPNECVFVRGATEGINLVAQCWAVTQLKAGDRILLSLLEHHSNIVPWQMVAERMGVGIDVIPLTADHAIDLDAMAAMIRPEHKLVALAHVSNVTGAVLDARRAADIAHRNGARLLLDGCQAVARIAVDVQALDCDFYVFSGHKLYGPTGIGVLWGRAELLEAMPPYQGGGAMIDKVSFERTTYAPPPARFEAGTPHIVGVLGLHAAIDYVDGIGLGAIHAHETALVHAAREALRGFNSVTLYGPEESAGIVSFAIEGVHPHDIGTILDEGHVAIRAGHHCAQPLMDALGIPATARASFGVYNSPGDVEAFARGIERVTRIFG, from the coding sequence ATCCCGGCCGGCTGGGCATATCTCGACACCGCCGCCACCGCGCAAAAGCCGCAGGTCGTGATCGACGCGATCACCCGTGGCTATGACACGACCTACGCCACCGTCCATCGCGGCGTGTACCAGCGCTCGGCCGACATGACGCTCGCTTATGAGGCCGCGCGCGAGCGCGTCGCACGCTTCATCGGCGCCGCCAGCCCCAATGAATGCGTCTTCGTGCGCGGCGCGACCGAGGGGATCAACCTGGTCGCGCAATGCTGGGCGGTGACGCAGCTCAAGGCCGGCGACCGAATCCTGTTGTCGCTGCTCGAGCATCATTCGAACATCGTGCCGTGGCAGATGGTCGCCGAGCGGATGGGGGTCGGCATCGACGTCATCCCGCTAACCGCCGATCACGCGATCGATCTCGACGCGATGGCGGCGATGATCCGTCCCGAGCACAAATTGGTCGCGCTTGCGCATGTATCGAACGTCACCGGCGCGGTGCTCGATGCGCGGCGCGCCGCCGACATCGCGCATCGCAACGGCGCGCGGCTGCTGCTCGACGGGTGCCAGGCGGTGGCGCGGATCGCGGTCGACGTCCAGGCGCTCGATTGCGACTTCTACGTCTTCTCGGGCCACAAGCTCTATGGCCCGACCGGCATCGGCGTCCTTTGGGGCCGCGCCGAATTGCTCGAGGCGATGCCCCCCTATCAGGGCGGCGGCGCGATGATCGACAAGGTGTCGTTCGAACGTACCACCTACGCCCCGCCGCCCGCGCGGTTCGAGGCGGGGACGCCGCACATCGTCGGCGTGCTCGGGCTGCACGCCGCGATCGACTATGTTGACGGCATCGGGCTCGGCGCGATCCACGCGCACGAAACCGCGCTGGTGCACGCAGCGCGTGAGGCATTGCGCGGCTTCAATTCGGTCACCTTGTACGGCCCCGAGGAATCGGCGGGGATCGTCAGCTTCGCGATCGAAGGGGTACACCCGCACGACATCGGCACCATATTGGACGAGGGGCACGTGGCGATCCGCGCGGGGCATCACTGCGCGCAGCCGCTGATGGATGCGCTGGGAATCCCCGCTACCGCCCGCGCCAGCTTCGGCGTGTATAACAGCCCGGGCGACGTCGAGGCGTTCGCCCGCGGCATCGAACGAGTGACGAGGATTTTCGGATGA
- a CDS encoding gamma-glutamyltransferase family protein, whose amino-acid sequence MTLPFRSPARSLTLSLLALAALASCARPAPAPRASVPAPPPAAAAAEPAASQNFVVAANPLASEAGMAVLRRGGSAVDAAIAVQAMLSLVEPQSSGIGGGAFLNYFNAETGKAEIYDGRETAPAGASPDMFIGDNGKPLGYPAAVTSGRATGVPGVVRMLKLAHEEHGSLEWQTLFGDAERTARDGFIVSPRLGRFLTRSFPQLAGADAQAYFAEADGSLVDVGDRLKNPAYAAFLARLAAQGPDALYAGPTAQAIVARTNAAPLGGTMTLADLTAYRPVKREPLCRDWRVYLVCVPPPPSSGVGMLQLLLMLERTDIASRNAQDPQAWFLFAEASRIMYADRDRYVGDPLTGAVPVEGLLAPDYIARRAKLIGTVAGAPPAAGTPAGAVAAAADTTAEPAGTSHFIVGDSKGNVVSMTTTVESIFGTGRMVDGFFLNNQMTDFAFSPRDAQGRAAVNAVAPGKRPRSSMTPLVMIDRQGRFAGALGSAGGNAILAYVGKSMIGAVDWGLPMQQALALPNVVARGDNFGGEVTRFSPQILEALAARGVKIEPGQGEDSGLHGVIVRNGRIDGGYDPRREGRVLVEAGRR is encoded by the coding sequence ATGACATTGCCCTTCCGGTCGCCGGCCCGCTCGCTCACCCTTTCGCTGCTGGCACTCGCCGCACTTGCCTCGTGCGCCCGGCCGGCCCCCGCGCCGCGCGCGTCAGTACCCGCCCCGCCGCCCGCCGCGGCCGCGGCAGAACCCGCCGCTTCACAGAACTTCGTCGTCGCGGCGAACCCGCTGGCGAGCGAAGCCGGGATGGCGGTGCTGCGGCGCGGCGGCAGCGCGGTCGACGCGGCGATCGCGGTGCAGGCGATGCTGTCACTGGTCGAGCCGCAAAGCTCAGGCATCGGCGGCGGCGCGTTCCTGAACTATTTCAACGCCGAGACGGGCAAGGCCGAAATCTACGACGGCCGCGAAACCGCGCCGGCGGGGGCGAGCCCCGACATGTTTATCGGCGATAACGGCAAGCCATTGGGCTATCCCGCCGCGGTAACCAGCGGCCGCGCGACCGGCGTTCCCGGCGTCGTGCGGATGCTTAAGCTTGCGCATGAAGAACATGGCAGCCTCGAATGGCAAACACTGTTCGGCGATGCCGAGCGGACCGCGCGCGACGGCTTCATCGTCAGCCCGCGGCTGGGGCGTTTCCTGACGCGCAGCTTCCCGCAGCTCGCCGGCGCCGATGCGCAGGCCTATTTCGCCGAGGCCGACGGCAGCCTCGTCGATGTCGGTGACCGGCTGAAGAACCCCGCTTATGCCGCCTTCCTGGCGCGCCTCGCCGCCCAGGGGCCCGACGCGCTCTACGCCGGCCCGACCGCGCAGGCGATCGTCGCGCGCACCAACGCCGCGCCGCTCGGCGGCACGATGACGCTCGCCGATCTCACCGCCTATCGCCCGGTCAAGCGCGAGCCCTTGTGCCGCGATTGGCGCGTCTATCTGGTCTGCGTACCGCCGCCGCCGTCGAGCGGCGTGGGCATGCTGCAATTGCTGCTGATGCTCGAGCGCACCGACATCGCCAGCCGCAACGCGCAGGACCCGCAGGCCTGGTTCCTCTTCGCCGAGGCCAGCCGGATCATGTACGCCGATCGCGACCGCTATGTCGGCGATCCGTTGACGGGGGCGGTCCCGGTCGAAGGGCTGCTCGCCCCCGACTATATCGCCCGCCGCGCGAAGTTGATCGGCACGGTCGCGGGCGCCCCGCCGGCTGCCGGCACCCCGGCGGGCGCCGTCGCCGCCGCCGCCGACACCACCGCCGAGCCCGCGGGCACCTCGCATTTCATCGTCGGCGATTCGAAGGGCAATGTCGTGTCGATGACCACCACGGTCGAATCGATCTTCGGCACCGGGCGGATGGTCGATGGCTTCTTCCTCAACAACCAGATGACCGACTTCGCCTTCTCGCCGCGCGACGCGCAGGGCCGCGCGGCGGTGAACGCCGTCGCGCCGGGCAAGCGCCCACGCTCGTCGATGACCCCGCTGGTGATGATCGACCGGCAGGGCCGCTTCGCCGGCGCGCTCGGCTCGGCGGGCGGCAACGCGATCCTCGCTTATGTCGGCAAATCGATGATCGGCGCGGTCGATTGGGGGCTGCCGATGCAGCAGGCGCTGGCGCTCCCCAATGTCGTCGCGCGCGGCGACAATTTCGGCGGCGAAGTCACGCGCTTCTCGCCGCAAATCCTCGAAGCGCTGGCCGCGCGCGGCGTGAAGATCGAGCCCGGCCAGGGCGAGGATTCGGGGCTGCACGGCGTGATCGTGCGCAACGGCCGGATCGACGGCGGCTACGACCCCCGCCGCGAAGGCCGCGTGCTGGTCGAAGCTGGGCGGCGGTAG